The Flammeovirga pectinis genomic interval TCTAGAAAACCTAATTTTTGTAATGAAAGCAACTGGTTGGACTAGTAAGACATCTATGCTTAACAAAGTAGATGATTTATTGGATTTAGTAAAGTTGCCTAAAATTACAAAAGAAAAAATGCCACATCAATTATCTGGAGGGGAACAACAAAGAGTAGCTATTGCTAGAGCTTTGGTAAATAATCCAGATTTAATAATTGCCGATGAACCTACGGGTAACTTAGACCCCAAAGTATCACGCTCTATTTTACAACTCTTTACAGAAATTAATGATAAAGGGACAAGTATTATAATGGCGACACATCAGCATTCTTTTTTAAAAATTAATCCACAAAGAACAATTATCTGTGAAGGGTCTGAAATTAAAGACATTTCTAAAGAGCAAGTTCAACAAAAACTAGATTTAGGAAATCAAAATGGCTAAATCAAAAATTCAAGCAATTGTATCTCGTAAATGCCCAAGTTGTAGGGAAGGGGATATATTCACTAATAGCACATTATCAACAAAATTTTCTAAGATCAATAAGCGCTGTAAAGAGTGTAATGCAACATTCGAACCTGAAACAGGTTTTTATTTTGGTGCAATGTATGTTAGTTATGGAATAAATGTAGCATTAATGTTTGCTACTCTATTTTTTACTTATTTTATTTTTGATCCTGAAAATCCACTGGTTTATATTTTTGCTGCAACTATACCTATGATGGTATTTATGCCGTTCATTTTTAGATTATCAAGATCTATTTATCTCCATTTATTTGGAGGTTTACCATATCGACCAAAAAAATAAAAAAAAGCCCTTCTCATGAATTGAAATTGAGAAGGGCTTTTTTATTCGTTAAGGTATTTTCTTTGTTTTTACTCTTCCTTTTGGTGCTTCTTTTTTATTAATAATCAACTTCATTTCTTTTATAGCAGATCCAACAGCTATTTTGACCACATATTCTCCATCAATTAAATAACTGATATTGTTATCTGTTTCAGGGAATATATAATCACTACCAATCTTGTTTCCGTAATCAAGTTTTGATGAATTATCAACTGAAAGGTTATAAGGAACATAATTAATTCCTTTAGTAAGATCAATAGAAATTTTCTTTACAATAACATCATTGAACATAATTTCTATGATAGCATTATTATCATTATTTGTAAAAACAGGAATGTCTATGCTTTTTTCATAAGGTTTTCCCCATTCAAAATATCCTTCAATCATTCCCCATTTTTCATTATACATTACATCATCCATATCAAATAATACAAGCTCTTCATTTAACGTGTTATTATTTAATTTTTGGACTTCATTTAATTGACCTACATAAATTGATCTTCCATGTGTACCTACAATAATTTCATTATCCCTTGGGTGAATCACTAGATCGTGAATTGCAACATTTGGTAAACTACCCAATATTGAGAAATCAATACCTTTATTAAAAGAGATATAAAGACCTTGATCAGTACCTATATAAATGATATCAGTATTTTTAGGATCTTCCTTAATCACATTTATTGCTTCTTTTGGTAAACCTTTACCTATTTCACTCC includes:
- a CDS encoding cell division ATP-binding protein FtsE; its protein translation is MNHIVSLRNVKVKYEDAVIFSNITLDIAKGEFIYLLGPTGSGKSSILKLLYADLHPSEGVIKVNDFNVSSIEEKQIPFLRRSLGVIFQDFELLTDRNVLENLIFVMKATGWTSKTSMLNKVDDLLDLVKLPKITKEKMPHQLSGGEQQRVAIARALVNNPDLIIADEPTGNLDPKVSRSILQLFTEINDKGTSIIMATHQHSFLKINPQRTIICEGSEIKDISKEQVQQKLDLGNQNG
- a CDS encoding DUF983 domain-containing protein, whose protein sequence is MAKSKIQAIVSRKCPSCREGDIFTNSTLSTKFSKINKRCKECNATFEPETGFYFGAMYVSYGINVALMFATLFFTYFIFDPENPLVYIFAATIPMMVFMPFIFRLSRSIYLHLFGGLPYRPKK